Proteins from a genomic interval of Crassostrea angulata isolate pt1a10 chromosome 7, ASM2561291v2, whole genome shotgun sequence:
- the LOC128191356 gene encoding pneumococcal serine-rich repeat protein-like: LFVQECALCFRKEKLLENKLFYAKNAKMAGKGCLYNVIFLNCGHLNQNEYYVNTSHMILLTKLIPVFTLMCLMFHLNTASTTDSTQAAITATTQTASTDSTQVSTAMAASTESTQAGSTESTQAASTDSTQAASTESTQAASTESTQAASTDSTQAASTESTQAASTESTQAGSTASTQAASTDSTQAASTESTQTASTDSTQAASTESTQAASTESTQAASTDSTQAASTESTQAASTESTQAGSTASTQAASTDSTQAASTESTQTASTDSTQAASTESTQAASTESTQAASTDSTQAASTESTQAASTESTQAGSTASTQAASTDSTQASSTENTQAVSTDSSQAASTESTQASITVSTQAATTESTQAASTMSTQAATTDSTQAASTESAQAATTESSQATSTESTQAASTESTQSASTESTKAASTESTQAASTESTQAASTESTQAASTESTQAASTESTQAASSESTQAASTESTQVATIETTQAASTESSQAASTESTQAASTESTQAASTESTQAASTETTQTASTDNTQVSTTMAVSTDSTQAATTQSTQAASTESTQAASTDSTQAATTLSTQAASQESTQTASSDSTQAATTESTQAATTDITQAASTDSSQAATTDNTQTASTESSQAASTESTQAASTESTQAATTESTQAASTESTQAATTQSTQAASTESTQAASTESTQAATTENTQTASTESTQAASTESTQASTTASTQGASTESTQSASTDSTQAATTESTQAATAESTQTASTESSQAASTDSTQAASTESTQAATTESTQAATADSTQATSTDRSQAATTESTQAASTDSTQAATTESTQTASTASTQAASTESTQAASTEITQAATTESTQGASTESTQAATTENTQAASTESTQAASTDSTQAATTESSQAASTDSTQAATTQSSQAASTESTKAASTDSTQAATTENTQAASTDSTQAASTESTQAATAESTQAASTESTQAATTQSTQSASTESTQAASTDSTQAASTESTQAATAESTQAATTQSTQAASTESTQGASTESTQAATTDSTQAATAESTQAASTESTQAATTDSTQAASTQSTQAASTESTLAATAESTQAASTESTQAASTESTQAASTGSTQAATTDSTQTVPTESSQAASTDSTQAATTHSTQAASTESTQAASTESTQAASTQSTQAASTESTQAATAESTQAASTESIQAASTESTQAATTQSTQAASTESTQGASTESTQAATTESTQAASTESTQAATTESTQAATAESTQAASTESTQAATTQSTQAASTESTQAASTESTQAASTESTQAATAESTQAASTESTQAATTQSTQAASTESTQGASTESTQAATTESTQAATAESTQAASTESTQTATTDSTQAASTDSTQAATTDSTQAASTESSQAASTGSTQAASTESTQAATTESTQAATAESTQAATAESTQAATTENTQAVSTGSTQAASTESTQAATTQSTQAASSASTQAASTQAPADIISMQLELDTQTTVDLTNETTQEYIEFKGKIKQSLEAYYRRKLGNAFRSVTVLSMRQGSVLVNYTLSTESDVKGEVIDAVRDLVQGTETVSIDGNATSVKSGVIQAETSEIVLDKDTPADNCQIYTSLVSCSADTVCVIGSSGVPACKPVVKNDNFSLILGLAIGIPVFFVLAFIIALICILMRKNKKSKRLREEDDWDARNYPHLSLPYKYDNHGFYKHHYFMPDNMELEVLPTEKAFAGNAPWNVTAGFEQWDEYRMPRPQMYRSPHPVFVSDT, translated from the exons ttatttgttcaagaatgcgctctatgttttcggaaggaaaaactgcttgaaaacaagctgttttacgctaaaaatgcaaaaatggcgggaaaaggttgtctttacaatgtcatatttctaaattgtgggcacttgaaccaaaatgaatattatgtaaacacatcacat atgatACTGCTGACCAAGTTAATACCTGTTTTTACTTTGATGTGCCTGATGTTTCATCTTAACACGGCTTCTACCACAGACAGTACACAGGCGGCCATCACAGCGACAACACAGACTGCTTCCACTGACAGTACACAAGTTTCTACAGCCATGGCTGCCTCCACAGAGAGTACACAGGCTGGCTCCACAGAGAGTACACAGGCTGCCTCCACTGATAGTACACAGGCTGCCTCCACAGAGAGCACACAAGCTGCCTCCACAGAGAGTACACAAGCTGCCTCCACTGATAGTACACAGGCTGCCTCCACAGAGAGTACACAGGCTGCCTCCACAGAGAGTACACAGGCTGGCTCCACAGCGAGTACACAGGCTGCCTCCACTGATAGTACACAGGCTGCCTCCACAGAGAGTACACAAACTGCCTCCACTGATAGTACACAGGCTGCCTCCACAGAGAGCACACAAGCTGCCTCCACAGAGAGTACACAAGCTGCCTCCACTGATAGTACACAGGCTGCCTCCACAGAGAGTACACAGGCTGCCTCCACAGAGAGTACACAGGCTGGCTCCACAGCGAGTACACAGGCTGCCTCCACTGATAGTACACAGGCTGCCTCCACAGAGAGTACACAAACTGCCTCCACTGATAGTACACAGGCTGCCTCCACAGAGAGCACACAAGCTGCCTCCACAGAGAGTACACAAGCTGCCTCCACTGATAGTACACAGGCTGCCTCCACAGAGAGTACACAGGCTGCCTCCACAGAGAGTACACAGGCTGGCTCCACAGCGAGTACACAGGCTGCCTCCACAGATAGTACACAGGCTTCCTCCACAGAGAATACACAAGCTGTGTCCACAGATAGTTCACAGGCTGCTTCCACAGAGAGTACACAAGCTTCTATCACAGTAAGTACACAGGCTGCCACCACAGAAAGTACACAAGCTGCCTCCACAATGAGTACACAAGCAGCTACCACAGATAGCACACAGGCTGCTTCCACAGAGAGTGCACAAGCTGCAACAACAGAGAGTTCACAGGCTACCTCAACAGAAAGTACACAAGCTGCCTCCACAGAGAGTACACAGTCTGCCTCAACAGAGAGTACAAAAGCCGCATCCACAGAGAGTACTCAGGCTGCCTCAACAGAAAGTACACAAGCTGCCTCCACAGAGAGTACACAGGCTGCCTCAACAGAAAGTACACAAGCTGCCTCCACAGAGAGTACACAGGCTGCCTCTTCAGAGAGTACTCAGGCTGCCTCAACAGAGAGTACACAAGTTGCTACTATAGAGACTACCCAAGCTGCATCCACAGAAAGTTCACAGGCTGCCTCCACAGAGAGTACACAGGCTGCCTCCACAGAGAGTACACAGGCTGCCTCCACAGAGAGTACACAGGCTGCCTCCACAGAAACAACACAGACTGCTTCCACTGATAATACACAAGTTTCTACAACCATGGCTGTCTCCACTGATAGTACACAAGCTGCAACCACACAGAGTACACAGGCTGCCTCAACAGAAAGTACACAAGCTGCTAGCACAGATAGTACACAAGCAGCGACCACGCTGAGTACACAGGCTGCTTCCCAAGAGAGTACACAGACTGCCTCATCTGATAGTACGCAAGCTGCAACCACAGAGAGTACACAGGCTGCAACCACAGATATTACACAAGCTGCCTCCACAGACAGTTCACAGGCTGCGACAACAGACAATACACAGACCGCCTCAACAGAGAGTTCACAAGCTGCCTCCACAGAGAGTACACAAGCTGCCTCCACAGAGAGTACACAAGCTGCTACCACAGAGAGTACACAGGCTGCCTCCACAGAGAGTACACAAGCTGCAACTACACAGAGTACACAGGCTGCCTCCACAGAGAGTACACAAGCTGCCTCCACGGAGAGTACACAGGCTGCGACAACAGAGAATACACAGACCGCCTCCACAGAGAGTACACAAGCTGCCTCCACAGAGAGTACACAGGCTTCAACCACAGCGAGTACACAGGGAGCCTCCACGGAGAGTACACAGTCTGCCTCCACTGATAGTACACAAGCTGCTACCACAGAAAGTACACAAGCTGCAACTGCAGAGAGTACACAGACTGCCTCCACAGAGAGTTCACAAGCTGCATCCACAGACAGTACACAGGCTGCCTCCACAGAGAGTACGCAAGCTGCTACCACAGAGAGTACACAAGCTGCAACCGCAGATAGTACACAAGCTACCTCCACTGATAGATCACAAGCTGCAACCACAGAGAGTACACAGGCTGCCTCCACTGATAGCACACAAGCTGCAACCACAGAGAGTACACAGACTGCCTCCACAGCGAGTACACAAGCTGCCTCCACAGAGAGTACCCAGGCTGCCTCAACAGAGATAACACAAGCTGCAACCACAGAGAGTACACAGGGAGCTTCCACAGAGAGTACACAAGCTGCTACCACAGAGAATACACAAGCTGCCTCCACAGAGAGTACACAGGCTGCCTCTACAGATAGTACACAAGCTGCTACCACAGAGAGTTCACAGGCTGCCTCCACAGACAGTACACAAGCTGCAACCACACAAAGTTCACAAGCTGCCTCCACAGAGAGCACAAAGGCAGCCTCAACAGATAGTACACAAGCTGCTACCACAGAGAATACACAGGCTGCCTCCACTGATAGTACACAAGCTGCTTCCACAGAGAGTACACAAGCTGCAACCGCAGAGAGTACACAAGCTGCCTCCACAGAGAGCACACAAGCTGCAACCACACAGAGTACACAGTCTGCCTCCACAGAGAGTACACAGGCTGCCTCCACTGATAGTACACAAGCTGCTTCCACAGAGAGTACACAAGCTGCAACCGCAGAGAGTACACAAGCTGCAACCACACAGAGTACACAGGCTGCCTCAACAGAAAGTACACAGGGAGCCTCCACAGAGAGTACACAAGCTGCTACCACAGATAGTACACAAGCTGCAACCGCAGAGAGTACACAAGCTGCCTCCACAGAGAGTACACAAGCTGCAACCACAGACAGTACACAGGCTGCCTCCACACAGAGTACACAGGCTGCCTCCACAGAGAGTACATTAGCTGCAACCGCAGAGAGTACACAAGCTGCCTCCACAGAGAGTACACAAGCTGCTTCCACAGAGAGTACACAAGCTGCTTCCACTGGTAGCACACAAGCTGCAACCACAGACAGTACACAGACTGTCCCAACAGAGAGTTCACAAGCTGCCTCTACAGACAGTACACAAGCTGCAACCACACATAGTACACAAGCTGCCTCTACAGAGAGTACACAAGCTGCCTCGACGGAGAGTACACAGGCTGCCTCCACACAGAGTACACAGGCTGCCTCAACAGAGAGTACACAAGCTGCAACCGCAGAGAGTACACAGGCTGCCTCCACAGAGAGTATACAAGCTGCCTCCACAGAGAGTACACAAGCTGCAACCACACAGAGTACACAGGCTGCCTCCACAGAGAGTACACAGGGAGCCTCCACAGAGAGTACACAAGCTGCTACCACAGAGAGTACACAAGCTGCCTCCACAGAGAGTACACAAGCTGCTACCACAGAGAGTACACAAGCTGCAACCGCAGAGAGTACACAAGCTGCCTCCACAGAGAGCACACAAGCTGCAACCACACAGAGTACACAGGCTGCCTCCACGGAGAGTACACAGGCTGCCTCCACGGAGAGTACACAAGCTGCTTCCACAGAGAGTACACAAGCTGCAACTGCAGAGAGTACACAAGCTGCCTCCACAGAGAGTACACAAGCTGCAACCACACAGAGTACACAGGCTGCCTCCACAGAGAGTACACAGGGAGCCTCCACAGAGAGTACACAAGCTGCTACCACAGAGAGTACACAAGCTGCAACCGCAGAGAGTACACAAGCTGCCTCCACAGAGAGTACACAGACTGCTACCACAGACAGTACACAGGCTGCCTCCACTGATAGCACACAAGCTGCAACCACAGACAGTACACAGGCTGCCTCCACAGAGAGTTCACAGGCTGCCTCTACAGGCAGTACTCAAGCTGCCTCCACAGAGAGTACACAAGCTGCAACCACAGAGAGTACACAGGCTGCAACCGCAGAGAGTACACAAGCTGCAACCGCAGAGAGTACACAAGCTGCTACCACAGAGAATACACAGGCTGTCTCTACAGGCAGTACTCAAGCTGCCTCCACAGAGAGTACACAAGCTGCAACCACACAGAGTACACAGGCTGCCTCCTCAGCAAGTACACAGGCTGCCTCCACACAGGCACCTGCCG ATATCATTAGTATGCAGTTAGAACTCGACACTCAGACGACTGTCGATTTAACCAATGAAACTACCCAAGAGTATAtcgaattcaaaggaaaaataaAGCAGTCG CTTGAAGCTTATTACAGAAGGAAACTTGGAAACGCATTTCGTTCCGTCACTGTTCTGTCAATGAG acAGGGTAGCGTGCTCGTCAATTACACACTGTCCACTGAGAGTGATGTGAAGGGAGAGGTCATTGACGCCGTCCGGGACCTTGTCCAGGGGACAGAAACTGTCAGCATTGACGGTAATGCCACATCCGTCAAGTCAGGAGTCATTCAGGCGGAGACATCTGAAa TTGTCTTGGATAAGGATACCCCGGCCGACAATTGCCAGATTTACACGTCTCTTGTCAGTTGCTCCGCAGACACTGTCTGTGTGATTGGGTCCTCAGGAGTACCCGCATGCAA acCCGTTGTCAAAAACG ACAACTTTTCGCTGATCCTCGGCCTGGCTATTGGTATCCCCGTCTTCTTCGTGCTAGCCTTTATCATCGCCCTGATCTGTATACTGATGAGGAAGAACAAGAAGAGCAAACGACTGAGAGAGGAAGATGACTG GGATGCCAGAAACTACCCCCATCTCTCTCTGCCGTACAAATACGACAACCACGGGTTTTATAAACATCATTATTTCATGCCAGATAATATGGAATTAGAGGTTCTACCCACAGAAAAAGCTTTTGCAG gAAATGCACCTTGGAATGTAACAGCTGGTTTTGAACAATGGGACGAG TATCGAATGCCACGCCCTCAGATGTATAGATCCCCGCATCCTGTTTTTGTG AGTGACACGTAA